The Montipora capricornis isolate CH-2021 chromosome 3, ASM3666992v2, whole genome shotgun sequence genome window below encodes:
- the LOC138043535 gene encoding testis-expressed protein 36-like, with translation MAKGRRFEPSKEKEGNWFCTSGWPRTLDDSKPPEKRVASAPERFEEKHEVPFKRFPFSSHDNRHAFQDEGEYFGNGLGRRTFPDRCQHYSSNLITWNATNDARTCYVASFQGVPGADNSRYRRFPRFHTKKNHESAPLRTTTTKWFQRPDVPFKTPLNVLAITQEPFLAPNQWAYSYRPTWR, from the exons ATGGCGAAAGGACGAAGGTTTGAACcatcaaaagaaaaggaaggaaactGG ttttgtacCAGTGGTTGGCCAAGGACACTTGACGACTCCAAACCACCCGAGAAACGCGTAGCGTCAGCACCGGAGAGGTTTGAAGAGAAACACGAG GTTCCGTTTAAACGGTTTCCTTTTTCCTCGCACGATAACAGGCATGCATTTCAAGATGAAGGAGAATACTTTGGGAAT GGTCTTGGTCGACGAACTTTTCCCGATCGATGTCAACACTACTCCAGCAACCTAATCACATGGAACGCGACAAATGACGCAAGAACGTGCTACGTGGCTTCATTTCAAGGTGTCCCAGGCGCAGATAACAGCCGGTACAGACGTTTCCCACGGTTCCACACGAAGAAGAATCACGAATCTGCCCCACTGAGgacgacaacaacaaaatgGTTTCAGCGACCAGACGTTCCCTTTAAAACGCCTCTCAATGTCTTAGCCATAACGCAAGAGCCATTCTTGGCTCCTAATCAATGGGCTTATTCGTATAGACCGACATGGCGGTAG